A single region of the Brachypodium distachyon strain Bd21 chromosome 3, Brachypodium_distachyon_v3.0, whole genome shotgun sequence genome encodes:
- the LOC100825002 gene encoding protein TSS isoform X1, with translation MAPKAGKAKPKAKGDKKKKEEKVLPTVLDVTVETPDYTHLTLKGISTDRILDVRKLLAVHVDTCHLTSFSLFHEVRGAQLKDTVEIASLKPCHLSIVEEEYTEELAVAHVRRLLDVVACTTAFGVKKPEQKPATDAAAAAVAEADKVANPGSPAGGGGEEPMYPPPKLGEFYDFFSFSHLSPPLHYIRRSTRPFVDDKREDDFFQIDVRVCNGKPVTIVASRAGFYPSGKRALISHSLVGLLQQTNRGFEGAYKALMKAFVEHNKFGNLPYGFRSNTWVVPPVVADLPSVFPPLPTEDETWGGNGGGQGRDGKHDHRPWAKEFAILAAMPCKTAEERQVRDRKAFLLHSLFVDVGVLKAIAVIQQMVPNSHEQTNSTTSPVLQTQQIGDMKITVTKDKADASSKLDVKLDGSQAPGISFDDLAKRNLLKGITADESATVQDTATLGVVIVKHCGYTAVVQVPLDTQLTTVVPAQQDIHIEDQPEGGSNALNVNSLRMLLQKSCAQSSGVQRLQSSDPEESGTTANFVRKIMTDSLQKLEDEAPRETRPIRWELGACWVQHLQNQSSEKTDAKKSDETKDVPTVKGLGKQFGQLKEIKKKTDDKSGKSTSAKESTLPTNDAHTDNAASTEDKGAILQRLLSKAAFERLRESETGLHAKSPDELIEMAHKYYDDTALPKLVADFGSLELSPVDGRTLTDFMHTRGLQMRSLGQVVELSDKLPHIQSLCIHEMVVRACKHIIRAVIAAVDDINDMAEAVASCLNILLGPSPEENNDGKCVEDHNLRQKWLEVFLVKRFGSVWKDEYCLDLRKYAILRGLCHKVGLELVTKDYEMDTVPHPFRKSDIISIIPIYKHVACSSADGRTLLESSKTFLDKGKLEDAVSYGTKALAKLVAVCGPYHRMTAGAYSLLAVVLYHTGDFNQATIYQQKALDINERELGLDHPDTMKSYGDLAVFYYRLQHTELALKYVNRALYLLHLTCGPSHPNTAATYINVAMMEEGLGNVHVALRYLHEALKCNQRLLGVDHIQTAASYHAIAIALSLMEAYSLSVQHEKTTLRILQAKLGSEDLRTQDAAAWLEYFESKALEQQEAARNGTPKPDASIASRGHLSVSDLLDYINPDDELKVKEMQKKQARAKIKGRTGQNQSEIADDEDQRSPPPKNDHSLTVKENSEVKENGTFAHHVKVEQKNEVPSNTVIDMPQNDFTEECRSDEGWQEAVPKGRSTGNRKPGANVRRPNLAKINTNLLSNSENGRYKGRASSSFSSPRVSPNETAASSPLAKKLAKSSSFNSKAGNLAISSNSGENSPNPNPMTASLPTTQAAAKVILSAAPIVSQTVRKSLSYKEVAIAAPGTLIKALNEEKDTTDPGTNLESSRAPKESNGRPSEEKNGAIQASPEDNISEVATGEPKSSKSDNEQTNILVVSNEDEKASDSADISIEKNQPLATQAEANGTNEEAPTLTEANGSSSNDDEIDPGEDTQEQLSSGGENEKSSPSGSEKNDSPEGAKETTSKLSAAAAPFSPSTVPAFGSMAVPSFREHGGLLPSPANVPPMLSIPLRKHPHQSATARVPYGPRLAGGFNRSGHRVPRSKPVLPSGEVLPELSTSPKVMNPHAAEFVPGQSRSPNGHSVSPNDGSIQASPHERPSSPDNIVESPMTASPQVSESSQTSPDGKDTPSGIDVETGSENQNKEEMNKNNQVESEDGEVEPDQTVASESTEDDATALKGAQEDPAAPKDAQDDSSFTEKPKSWADYSDGEAEAVQVAS, from the exons ATGGCGCCCAAGGCGGGGAAGGCCAAGCCCAAGGCCAAGGgcgacaagaagaagaaggaagagaaaG TTCTGCCCACCGTGCTGGACGTCACCGTGGAGACGCCGGACTACACACACCTCACGCTCAAG GGCATATCGACGGACAGGATCCTCGACGTCCGGAAGCTCCTGGCCGTCCATGTGGACACCTGCCACCTCACCAGCTTCTCCCTGTTCCACGAG GTCCGTGGGGCCCAGCTCAAGGACACGGTGGAAATCGCGTCCCTGAAGCCCTGCCACCTCAGCATCGTCGAAG AGGAGTACACggaggagctcgccgtcgCGCACGTCCGGCGGCTCCTCGATGTCGTCGCGTGCACCACCGCTTTCGGGGTCAAGAAACCCGAGCAGAAGCCCGCCACCGAtgcggccgctgccgcggtCGCCGAAGCCGACAAGGTCGCCAATCCTGGGtcgcccgccggcggcggcggcgaggagcccATGTACCCGCCGCCGAAGCTGGGGGAGTTCTAcgacttcttctccttctctcaCCTCTCTCCGCCTCTGCATT ACATTAGGAGGTCGACGCGCCCATTCGTCGACGACAAGAGAGAGGACGACTTCTTCCAGATCGAT GTGAGAGTTTGTAACGGGAAGCCGGTAACGATTGTGGCATCCCGAGCTGGATTCTATCCATCAGGGAAGCGAGCACTCATCAGCCACTCCCTCGTTGGGTTGTTGCAGCAGACGAACCGTGGATTTGAGGGG GCTTACAAGGCTCTAATGAAGGCTTTTGTTGAGCACAACAAG tttgGAAATCTTCCTTATGGATTCCGGTCAAACACTTGGGTCGTTCCCCCCGTTGTTGCTGATTTGCCATCGGTGTTCCCACCTCTTCCAACTGAAGATGAAACTTGGGgtggcaatggtggtggtcagggaagagatggaaaacatgacCATAGACCATGGGCGAAAGAATTTGCCATCCTTGCCGCAATGCCTTGTAAAACAGCTGAGGAGAGGCAAGTCCGAGACAGAAAGGCTTTCCTACTCCATAGTTTGTTTGTAGATGTTGGCGTCCTTAAAGCTATTGCAGTTATCCAGCAAATGGTCCCCAATTCACATGAACAAACGAATTCCACAACAAGTCCAGTTTTGCAGACACAACAAATTGGGGATATGAAAATAACTGTGACAAAGGACAAAGCGGATGCAAGTTCTAAGTTAGATGTTAAGTTAGATGGGAGTCAGGCTCCAGGAATATCTTTTGATGACCTGGCTAAGAGGAACTTATTGAAGGGCATCACTGCTGATGAGAGTGCTACAGTGCAG GATACTGCTACTCTTGGTGTGGTTATTGTGAAGCATTGTGGATATACAGCTGTTGTCCAAGTTCCACTTGACACTCAATTGACAACTGTTGTTCCGGCACAGCAGGACATTCACATCGAAGACCAACCTGAGGGAGGTAGCAATGCTCTGAATGTTAACAG CTTAAGGATGCTGCTTCAGAAATCATGTGCTCAGTCATCAGGAGTTCAGCGATTGCAGAGTTCTGATCCTGAAGAGAGTGGGACTACTGCAAATTTTGTCCGGAAAATAATGACAGATAGTCTGCAGAAGCTTGAAGATGAGGCTCCAAGAGAAACAAGACCAATCAGATGGGAGCTTGGTGCATGCTGGGTACAACACCTACAGAATCAAAGCTCTGAGAAGACCGATGCTAAGAAAAGTGATGAGACTAAGGATGTTCCTACAGTAAAGGGCCTGGGAAAACAATTTGGTCAGCTGAAggagatcaagaagaagacaGATGACAAGAGTGGGAAGAGTACATCCGCAAAAGAAAGTACTTTACCAACAAATGATGCACATACAGACAACGCTGCCAGCACAGAGGATAAAGGGGCTATTCTTCAAAGATTGCTATCAAAAGCTGCTTTTGAAAGACTAAGAGAATCTGAAACTGGACTTCATGCTAAG TCCCCTGATGAATTGATTGAGATGGCACACAAATATTATGATGATACTGCCCTGCCAAAATTG GTAGCAGACTTTGGCTCACTCGAGCTTTCCCCTGTTGATGGAAGGACATTAACAGATTTTATGCACACTAGGGGCCTTCAAATGCGCTCACTGGGACAAGTG GTCGAGCTTTCTGATAAGCTCCCACATATACAGTCACTGTGTATACACGAGATGGTAGTTCGAGCATGTAAGCACATAATTCGGGCTGTTATTGCAGCTGTTGATGATATAAATGACATGGCTGAAGCGGTTGCGTCATGTTTAAATATCTTGCTGGGACCATCTCCAGAAGAAAATAATGATGGCAAGTGTGTAGAGGATCATAATCTCAGGCAGAAGTGGTTGGAGGTTTTTCTAGTAAAGAGATTTGGTTCCGTGTGGAAAGATGAATATTGCCTTGATCTAAGAAAGTATGCCATTCTCCGTGGTCTCTGCCATAAG GTAGGACTTGAGCTAGTTACCAAAGACTATGAAATGGATACTGTGCCACATCCATTCAGAAAGTCAGATATCATCAGTATTATTCCTATCTACAAG CATGTTGCATGCTCTTCAGCGGATGGTCGCACCCTGTTGGAATCATCCAAGACTTTCCTGGACAAAGGAAAACTTGAGGATGCAGTTAGTTACGGCACAAAG GCTCTTGCAAAACTGGTTGCTGTTTGTGGTCCTTATCACAGAATGACCGCAGGAGCTTACAGCCTTTTGGCAGTAGTGCTTTATCATACTGGTGACTTCAACCAG GCAACTATCTATCAACAGAAGGCTTTGGATATCAATGAGAGGGAACTTGGACTTGATCACCCAGATACTATGAAAAGTTATGGAGATCTTGCTGTTTTCTACTATCGCTTACAACATACGGAGTTGGCTCTAAA GTATGTAAATCGAGCCCTATATCTTTTGCATCTGACATGTGGCCCGTCTCACCCTAATACTGCTGCAACTTACATCAATGTGGCAATGATGGAAGAAGGGTTGGGTAATGTTCATGTCGCACTCCGTTACCTGCATGAGGCGCTTAAATGCAACCAGCGTTTGCTTGGTGTTGATCACATACAG ACGGCTGCTAGTTATCATGCTATCGCTATTGCTTTGTCTTTAATGGAAGCATACTCTTTGAGTGTCCAACATGAAAAAACCACTCTACGAATACTTCAAGCAAAGCTTGGATCAGAAGATCTTCGAACACAG GATGCTGCTGCTTGGCTGGAATACTTTGAGTCCAAGGCACTAGAGCAGCAGGAAGCAGCACGCAACGGTACTCCAAAGCCTGATGCTTCAATAGCAAGCAGAGGCCATCTGAG TGTATCAGATCTTCTAGATTATATCAATCCAGATGATGAGCTCAAGGTTAAggaaatgcaaaagaaacaagCCCGTGCTAAG ATCAAAGGTCGTACTGGGCAGAACCAATCTGAAATAGCCGATGATGAAGATCAAAGGAGCCCTCCACCTAAAAATGATCATTCATTAACTGTGAAGGAAAACTCAGAAGTCAAAGAGAATGGAACCTTTGCTCATCATGTGAAAGTGGAGCAGAAAAACGAAGTACCAAGTAACACTGTGATTGACATGCCTCAAAATGATTTTACTGAAGAGTGCAGATCTGATGAGGGGTGGCAAGAAGCTGTTCCAAAGGGAAGATCCACAGGGAACCGCAAACCTGGTGCAAATGTGAGGAGGCCAAATCTGGCAAAGATCAATACAAATTTGTTAAGCAATAGTGAGAATGGAAGATACAAAGGCAGGGCTTCATCCAGCTTCTCTTCCCCTCGAGTTTCACCTAATGAGACTGCAGCTTCTAGCCCTCTTGCGAAGAAATTGGCGAAGAGTTCAAGCTTCAATTCCAAGGCAGGCAACCTAGCAATCTCATCAAACAGTGGGGAGAATTCTCCCAATCCTAACCCCATGACAGCAAGCCTACCCACCACACAAGCAGCTGCCAAGGTAATATTGTCTGCAGCACCAATTGTGAGTCAAACAGTAAGGAAGTCACTGTCATACAAGGAAGTGGCAATAGCTGCACCAGGAACTCTTATCAAAGCATTGAATGAGGAAAAAGATACAACTGATCCAGGTACCAATCTTGAAAGTTCGAGAGCTCCAAAAGAAAGCAATGGTCGCCCTTCTGAAGAGAAAAATGGAGCAATCCAAGCGTCACCAGAGGATAATATTTCAGAAGTAGCAACAGGTGAACCGAAATCTTCCAAGTCTGATAATGAGCAAACCAATATTTTGGTAGTATCAAATGAAGATGAGAAGGCCTCAGATTCAGCAGATATATCTATAGAGAAGAACCAACCATTAGCAACTCAAGCTGAGGCCAATGGAACAAATGAAGAAGCACCAACGCTGACTGAGGCAAATGGTTCTTCATCCAACGACGATGAAATAGATCCAGGAGAGGATACTCAAGAACAGCTGTCTAGTGGAGGCGAAAATGAGAAATCTTCACCATCTGGAAGTGAAAAGAATGATTCACCAGAAGGTGCCAAAGAGACAACCAGTAAGCTttctgctgccgctgctccatTCAGTCCATCCACTGTGCCAGCTTTTGGTTCGATGGCCGTACCAAGTTTCAGGGAACATGGAGGACTACTGCCATCACCAGCCAATGTGCCCCCAATGTTATCAATCCCTCTCCGTAAGCACCCTCACCAATCAGCAACTGCAAGGGTCCCTTATGGTCCACGTCTAGCTGGAGGCTTCAACAGATCAGGACACCGGGTGCCTCGTAGCAAACCTGTCTTGCCAAGTGGTGAAGTTCTTCCAGAGTTAAGCACATCCCCTAAAGTGATGAATCCTCATGCAGCAGAGTTTGTCCCAGGTCAATCTCGGAGTCCTAATGGCCATTCAGTATCTCCAAACGATGGTAGTATTCAAGCATCACCACATGAGCGTCCATCCTCTCCAGATAATATTGTTGAATCACCCATGACTGCATCCCCACAAGTTTCTGAAAGTAGCCAGACCAGTCCTGATGGAAAAGATACACCTAGTGGAATTGATGTTGAAACTGGTAGTGAAAACCAGAACAAGGAGGAGATGAACAAGAACAACCAAGTGGAGAGTGAAGACGGTGAAGTGGAGCCTGACCAAACCGTAGCTTCTGAAAGCACAGAAGATGACGCAACCGCACTGAAAGGTGCTCAAGAGGACCCAGCAGCTCCGAAAGATGCTCAAGATGATTCGAGCTTCACTGAAAAGCCGAAGTCCTGGGCTGATTACAGCGATGGAGAAGCTGAGGCTGTTCAGGTTGCGAGTTGA
- the LOC100825002 gene encoding protein TSS isoform X2, with protein MAPKAGKAKPKAKGDKKKKEEKVLPTVLDVTVETPDYTHLTLKGISTDRILDVRKLLAVHVDTCHLTSFSLFHEVRGAQLKDTVEIASLKPCHLSIVEEEYTEELAVAHVRRLLDVVACTTAFGVKKPEQKPATDAAAAAVAEADKVANPGSPAGGGGEEPMYPPPKLGEFYDFFSFSHLSPPLHYIRRSTRPFVDDKREDDFFQIDVRVCNGKPVTIVASRAGFYPSGKRALISHSLVGLLQQTNRGFEGAYKALMKAFVEHNKFGNLPYGFRSNTWVVPPVVADLPSVFPPLPTEDETWGGNGGGQGRDGKHDHRPWAKEFAILAAMPCKTAEERQVRDRKAFLLHSLFVDVGVLKAIAVIQQMVPNSHEQTNSTTSPVLQTQQIGDMKITVTKDKADASSKLDVKLDGSQAPGISFDDLAKRNLLKGITADESATVQDTATLGVVIVKHCGYTAVVQVPLDTQLTTVVPAQQDIHIEDQPEGGSNALNVNSLRMLLQKSCAQSSGVQRLQSSDPEESGTTANFVRKIMTDSLQKLEDEAPRETRPIRWELGACWVQHLQNQSSEKTDAKKSDETKDVPTVKGLGKQFGQLKEIKKKTDDKSGKSTSAKESTLPTNDAHTDNAASTEDKGAILQRLLSKAAFERLRESETGLHAKSPDELIEMAHKYYDDTALPKLVADFGSLELSPVDGRTLTDFMHTRGLQMRSLGQVVELSDKLPHIQSLCIHEMVVRACKHIIRAVIAAVDDINDMAEAVASCLNILLGPSPEENNDGKCVEDHNLRQKWLEVFLVKRFGSVWKDEYCLDLRKYAILRGLCHKVGLELVTKDYEMDTVPHPFRKSDIISIIPIYKHVACSSADGRTLLESSKTFLDKGKLEDAVSYGTKALAKLVAVCGPYHRMTAGAYSLLAVVLYHTGDFNQATIYQQKALDINERELGLDHPDTMKSYGDLAVFYYRLQHTELALKYVNRALYLLHLTCGPSHPNTAATYINVAMMEEGLGNVHVALRYLHEALKCNQRLLGVDHIQTAASYHAIAIALSLMEAYSLSVQHEKTTLRILQAKLGSEDLRTQDAAAWLEYFESKALEQQEAARNGTPKPDASIASRGHLRSSRLYQSR; from the exons ATGGCGCCCAAGGCGGGGAAGGCCAAGCCCAAGGCCAAGGgcgacaagaagaagaaggaagagaaaG TTCTGCCCACCGTGCTGGACGTCACCGTGGAGACGCCGGACTACACACACCTCACGCTCAAG GGCATATCGACGGACAGGATCCTCGACGTCCGGAAGCTCCTGGCCGTCCATGTGGACACCTGCCACCTCACCAGCTTCTCCCTGTTCCACGAG GTCCGTGGGGCCCAGCTCAAGGACACGGTGGAAATCGCGTCCCTGAAGCCCTGCCACCTCAGCATCGTCGAAG AGGAGTACACggaggagctcgccgtcgCGCACGTCCGGCGGCTCCTCGATGTCGTCGCGTGCACCACCGCTTTCGGGGTCAAGAAACCCGAGCAGAAGCCCGCCACCGAtgcggccgctgccgcggtCGCCGAAGCCGACAAGGTCGCCAATCCTGGGtcgcccgccggcggcggcggcgaggagcccATGTACCCGCCGCCGAAGCTGGGGGAGTTCTAcgacttcttctccttctctcaCCTCTCTCCGCCTCTGCATT ACATTAGGAGGTCGACGCGCCCATTCGTCGACGACAAGAGAGAGGACGACTTCTTCCAGATCGAT GTGAGAGTTTGTAACGGGAAGCCGGTAACGATTGTGGCATCCCGAGCTGGATTCTATCCATCAGGGAAGCGAGCACTCATCAGCCACTCCCTCGTTGGGTTGTTGCAGCAGACGAACCGTGGATTTGAGGGG GCTTACAAGGCTCTAATGAAGGCTTTTGTTGAGCACAACAAG tttgGAAATCTTCCTTATGGATTCCGGTCAAACACTTGGGTCGTTCCCCCCGTTGTTGCTGATTTGCCATCGGTGTTCCCACCTCTTCCAACTGAAGATGAAACTTGGGgtggcaatggtggtggtcagggaagagatggaaaacatgacCATAGACCATGGGCGAAAGAATTTGCCATCCTTGCCGCAATGCCTTGTAAAACAGCTGAGGAGAGGCAAGTCCGAGACAGAAAGGCTTTCCTACTCCATAGTTTGTTTGTAGATGTTGGCGTCCTTAAAGCTATTGCAGTTATCCAGCAAATGGTCCCCAATTCACATGAACAAACGAATTCCACAACAAGTCCAGTTTTGCAGACACAACAAATTGGGGATATGAAAATAACTGTGACAAAGGACAAAGCGGATGCAAGTTCTAAGTTAGATGTTAAGTTAGATGGGAGTCAGGCTCCAGGAATATCTTTTGATGACCTGGCTAAGAGGAACTTATTGAAGGGCATCACTGCTGATGAGAGTGCTACAGTGCAG GATACTGCTACTCTTGGTGTGGTTATTGTGAAGCATTGTGGATATACAGCTGTTGTCCAAGTTCCACTTGACACTCAATTGACAACTGTTGTTCCGGCACAGCAGGACATTCACATCGAAGACCAACCTGAGGGAGGTAGCAATGCTCTGAATGTTAACAG CTTAAGGATGCTGCTTCAGAAATCATGTGCTCAGTCATCAGGAGTTCAGCGATTGCAGAGTTCTGATCCTGAAGAGAGTGGGACTACTGCAAATTTTGTCCGGAAAATAATGACAGATAGTCTGCAGAAGCTTGAAGATGAGGCTCCAAGAGAAACAAGACCAATCAGATGGGAGCTTGGTGCATGCTGGGTACAACACCTACAGAATCAAAGCTCTGAGAAGACCGATGCTAAGAAAAGTGATGAGACTAAGGATGTTCCTACAGTAAAGGGCCTGGGAAAACAATTTGGTCAGCTGAAggagatcaagaagaagacaGATGACAAGAGTGGGAAGAGTACATCCGCAAAAGAAAGTACTTTACCAACAAATGATGCACATACAGACAACGCTGCCAGCACAGAGGATAAAGGGGCTATTCTTCAAAGATTGCTATCAAAAGCTGCTTTTGAAAGACTAAGAGAATCTGAAACTGGACTTCATGCTAAG TCCCCTGATGAATTGATTGAGATGGCACACAAATATTATGATGATACTGCCCTGCCAAAATTG GTAGCAGACTTTGGCTCACTCGAGCTTTCCCCTGTTGATGGAAGGACATTAACAGATTTTATGCACACTAGGGGCCTTCAAATGCGCTCACTGGGACAAGTG GTCGAGCTTTCTGATAAGCTCCCACATATACAGTCACTGTGTATACACGAGATGGTAGTTCGAGCATGTAAGCACATAATTCGGGCTGTTATTGCAGCTGTTGATGATATAAATGACATGGCTGAAGCGGTTGCGTCATGTTTAAATATCTTGCTGGGACCATCTCCAGAAGAAAATAATGATGGCAAGTGTGTAGAGGATCATAATCTCAGGCAGAAGTGGTTGGAGGTTTTTCTAGTAAAGAGATTTGGTTCCGTGTGGAAAGATGAATATTGCCTTGATCTAAGAAAGTATGCCATTCTCCGTGGTCTCTGCCATAAG GTAGGACTTGAGCTAGTTACCAAAGACTATGAAATGGATACTGTGCCACATCCATTCAGAAAGTCAGATATCATCAGTATTATTCCTATCTACAAG CATGTTGCATGCTCTTCAGCGGATGGTCGCACCCTGTTGGAATCATCCAAGACTTTCCTGGACAAAGGAAAACTTGAGGATGCAGTTAGTTACGGCACAAAG GCTCTTGCAAAACTGGTTGCTGTTTGTGGTCCTTATCACAGAATGACCGCAGGAGCTTACAGCCTTTTGGCAGTAGTGCTTTATCATACTGGTGACTTCAACCAG GCAACTATCTATCAACAGAAGGCTTTGGATATCAATGAGAGGGAACTTGGACTTGATCACCCAGATACTATGAAAAGTTATGGAGATCTTGCTGTTTTCTACTATCGCTTACAACATACGGAGTTGGCTCTAAA GTATGTAAATCGAGCCCTATATCTTTTGCATCTGACATGTGGCCCGTCTCACCCTAATACTGCTGCAACTTACATCAATGTGGCAATGATGGAAGAAGGGTTGGGTAATGTTCATGTCGCACTCCGTTACCTGCATGAGGCGCTTAAATGCAACCAGCGTTTGCTTGGTGTTGATCACATACAG ACGGCTGCTAGTTATCATGCTATCGCTATTGCTTTGTCTTTAATGGAAGCATACTCTTTGAGTGTCCAACATGAAAAAACCACTCTACGAATACTTCAAGCAAAGCTTGGATCAGAAGATCTTCGAACACAG GATGCTGCTGCTTGGCTGGAATACTTTGAGTCCAAGGCACTAGAGCAGCAGGAAGCAGCACGCAACGGTACTCCAAAGCCTGATGCTTCAATAGCAAGCAGAGGCCATCTGAG ATCTTCTAGATTATATCAATCCAGATGA